A part of Paraliobacillus zengyii genomic DNA contains:
- a CDS encoding UxaA family hydrolase encodes MHKFIQLQEDDNVVVALCDLKSGTTLTVDNVLVTLREDVPQGHKVAILPIDKNKDIIKYGYPIGHAKEAIEEGTHVHTKNMKTNLTGIEDYTYLPKLTKNLYSNENHFFQGYRRQDGNVGIRNELWIVPTVGCVNGVADRILDKFKADVGDITPFDQVLVMSHQYGCSQLGDDHQNTRKILSDIVLHPNAGGVLVLGLGCENNVVEEFEQGLGNYDQSRIRFLVSQLVSDEIEEGVKVLKEIYQEAKQDKRESIPLSELRVGLKCGGSDGLSGITANPLVGNFSDYLVAQGGTTVLTEVPEMFGAETILMERCIDEQIFQDTVSMINDFKQYFIKNEQPVYENPSPGNKAGGITTLEDKSLGCTQKAGISVVKGVLKYGERLKEHGLNLLSAPGNDLVAASALASAGCHLVLFTTGRGTPFGTFVPTLKVSSNTSLFERKPHWIDFNAGILLDSPNEVVLNDFVNYVIEVASGKESNNEVNGYRELAIFKTGVTL; translated from the coding sequence ATGCATAAATTCATTCAATTACAGGAAGATGATAATGTAGTAGTAGCACTGTGTGATTTAAAATCGGGTACTACACTAACGGTTGATAATGTATTAGTCACACTTAGAGAGGATGTGCCACAAGGACATAAGGTTGCAATTTTACCTATTGATAAAAATAAAGATATTATCAAATACGGCTATCCGATAGGACATGCAAAAGAAGCAATTGAAGAAGGCACGCATGTACACACAAAAAATATGAAAACAAACCTAACTGGAATTGAGGATTATACGTATCTACCAAAATTGACAAAGAACCTTTATTCAAATGAGAATCATTTTTTTCAAGGATATCGAAGGCAAGATGGTAATGTTGGTATTCGTAATGAGTTATGGATTGTTCCGACTGTAGGATGTGTAAATGGTGTCGCAGATAGAATACTGGATAAATTTAAAGCTGATGTAGGAGATATTACTCCTTTTGATCAAGTATTGGTGATGTCACATCAATATGGATGCTCACAACTAGGAGATGATCATCAAAATACTAGAAAAATTTTGTCTGATATTGTTCTACATCCAAATGCTGGTGGTGTCCTTGTTCTAGGCCTTGGATGTGAGAATAATGTTGTAGAAGAATTTGAACAAGGACTAGGCAACTATGATCAGAGTCGTATTCGTTTTCTTGTTTCACAGCTTGTATCGGATGAAATAGAAGAAGGTGTCAAGGTACTAAAAGAGATTTACCAAGAGGCAAAACAAGATAAACGTGAATCGATTCCATTATCTGAATTACGTGTAGGTCTAAAATGTGGCGGATCAGATGGTTTATCTGGTATTACAGCCAATCCATTAGTTGGAAATTTTTCAGACTATTTGGTTGCACAAGGTGGGACGACAGTATTAACAGAAGTCCCGGAAATGTTTGGTGCTGAAACGATTTTAATGGAGCGCTGTATAGACGAACAAATTTTTCAAGATACAGTTTCTATGATTAATGATTTTAAGCAATATTTCATCAAAAATGAACAACCGGTTTATGAAAATCCTTCTCCAGGAAATAAAGCAGGTGGAATAACGACATTAGAGGATAAATCACTAGGTTGTACACAAAAAGCAGGAATATCGGTTGTCAAAGGCGTATTGAAATATGGAGAGCGTCTTAAAGAGCATGGCTTAAACTTGCTAAGTGCACCTGGTAATGATTTGGTTGCAGCTTCAGCACTTGCTTCAGCAGGATGTCACCTTGTTTTGTTTACAACTGGAAGAGGCACGCCATTTGGAACTTTTGTACCAACATTAAAAGTCTCGTCCAATACATCATTATTCGAAAGAAAACCACATTGGATTGATTTTAATGCTGGAATATTACTAGATTCTCCAAATGAAGTAGTATTAAATGACTTTGTCAATTATGTAATCGAAGTAGCGAGTGGTAAGGAATCAAATAATGAAGTGAATGGTTACCGAGAACTAGCAATTTTCAAAACAGGGGTGACACTTTAA
- a CDS encoding LarC family nickel insertion protein produces the protein MRVLYLDCFSGISGDMTIAALLDAGASLDLLERELNKLNITSEYELKCEKVIRNGITSSKFDVILLNEKNNSDNHVHTHTEEHAHDHAHSHNHDHHQRTYKEIVKMINNASLVDRAKEYALAIFKKIGEAEASIHGVSLEEVHFHEVGAVDSIIDIVGTAILIDQLKIERIIASSVPVGSGHIHIDHGIYPVPAPATLEMLRGVPIATSNVHAELTTPTGAAIVSVLSSDFGTFPEMKVNEIGYGAGTKIFTNHPNVLRVVIGDKE, from the coding sequence ATGAGAGTACTTTATTTGGATTGTTTTTCAGGTATAAGTGGTGACATGACTATAGCGGCACTACTTGATGCGGGGGCAAGTTTGGATTTGTTAGAAAGAGAATTAAATAAGTTAAACATAACTAGTGAATACGAATTAAAATGTGAGAAAGTTATTCGGAATGGGATTACCAGTAGCAAATTTGATGTAATTTTACTGAATGAGAAAAATAATAGTGATAACCATGTGCACACACATACAGAAGAGCATGCGCATGATCATGCTCATTCCCATAATCACGATCATCACCAACGTACGTATAAGGAAATTGTTAAGATGATTAATAATGCGAGTTTGGTTGATCGCGCAAAAGAATATGCACTAGCCATTTTCAAGAAAATAGGAGAAGCAGAAGCTTCCATCCATGGTGTGTCGTTAGAGGAAGTTCATTTTCATGAAGTCGGTGCGGTCGATTCGATTATCGATATAGTTGGCACAGCAATATTGATAGATCAATTAAAGATTGAAAGGATAATAGCTTCATCTGTTCCAGTTGGCTCAGGGCACATTCACATTGATCATGGGATATATCCAGTGCCTGCACCAGCAACCTTAGAAATGTTAAGAGGTGTTCCAATTGCAACTAGTAATGTCCATGCAGAATTAACAACACCTACAGGGGCAGCTATTGTTTCTGTACTTAGTAGTGATTTTGGAACCTTCCCTGAGATGAAAGTTAATGAGATCGGTTATGGCGCGGGCACGAAAATTTTTACTAATCATCCAAATGTATTACGAGTAGTAATAGGAGATAAAGAATAG